In Musa acuminata AAA Group cultivar baxijiao chromosome BXJ3-11, Cavendish_Baxijiao_AAA, whole genome shotgun sequence, one DNA window encodes the following:
- the LOC103970438 gene encoding uncharacterized protein LOC103970438, translating to MGRKSGGLYINPKKFGTAGKPCMKEMLSFLGCLSLNKNNDDKCVRQKDMLLTCVDAQKKKPKNATSTINYHLQRLSREKFG from the exons ATGGGACGGAAGTCTGGAGGCTTGTACATAAATCCGAAGAAGTTTGGAACTGCCGGGAAGCCTTGCATGAAGGAGATGCTATCATTCCTTGGCTGCTTGTCTCTGAACAAAAACAACGATGATAAATGTGTACGACAGAAGGATATGTTGCTTACTTGTGTGGACGCTCAG AAAAAGAAACCCAAAAATGCCACGAGCACTATTAATTATCATCTGCAGCGCCTTAGCAGAGAAAAGTTCGGGTAA
- the LOC135652375 gene encoding aldehyde dehydrogenase 22A1-like — MAFWWPLVVLGVAFAVCRFLFMLIPHSVPSIDVDASDVLEDGSQTKENSYIYIPRKGKMAQADKVQCYEPATMKYLGFCEALTPEEVKEHVAQAREAQKIWASSSFRQRRQFLRILLKYIIEHQELICEISSRDTGKTMVDASLGEIMTTCEKITWLLSEGEKWLKPEYRSSGRSMLHKRAKVEFHPLGVIGAIVSWNYPFHNVFNPMLAAVFSGNAAVIKVSEHASWSGCFYFRIIQAALAAVGAPDNLVHIITGYAETGQALVSSVDKIIFVGSPGVGKMIMQKASETLIPVTLELGGKDAFIVCEDVDLATVVQVAMRGALQSSGQNCAGAERFYVHKDIYTAFVAQIVKLVKSISVGPPLAGRYDMGAICMQEHSEKLQNLVNDAQDKGAEIAGRGSFGHLEDAVDQFFPPTVIVNVDHTMKLMQEEAFGPIIPIMKFSSDEEVIKLANDSKYGLGCAVFSGNQKRAIAIASQLHCGVAAINDFASTYMCQSLPFGGVKHSGFGRFAGVEGLRACCLVKSVVVDRWWPFIKTVIPKPIQYPVAENAFVFQESLVEALYGLNVWDRLRSLINVVKIISEQNSKSSNVKKSH, encoded by the exons ATGGCGTTCTGGTGGCCCCTGGTCGTCCTCGGGGTCGCCTTCGCGGTCTGCCGCTTCCTCTTCATGCTCATCCCCCACAGCGTCCCCTCGATCGACGTCGATGCGTCCGATG TGCTGGAAGATGGGAGCCAGACCAAGGAGAACAGCTACATATAC ATACCGAGGAAGGGGAAAATGGCCCAAGCAGACAAGGTTCAATGCTACGAGCCAGCAACCATGAAGTACCTTGGCTTTTGCGAAGCTTTGACACCAGAAGAG GTTAAGGAGCATGTTGCACAAGCCAGAGAGGCACAAAAGATATGGGCAAGTAGCAGCTTTCGTCAAAGACGTCAATTCCTAAGAATCCTTCTGAAGTATATAATTGAGCATCAGGAACTTATATGCGA GATCTCTTCTCGGGATACTGGGAAGACAATGGTTGATGCTTCTTTGGGAGAGATAATGACAACATGTGAAAAGATAACTTGGCTTCTGTCTGAGGGTGAGAAATGGCTAAAGCCTGAATACAG GTCTTCGGGACGATCAATGTTGCACAAGAGAGCAAAAGTGGAATTCCATCCCCTTGGGGTAATTGGAGCTATTGTTTCTTGGAATTACCCGTTCCACAATGTATTCAATCCCATGCTTGCAGCAGTGTTCTCTGGAAATGCTGCAGTGATTAAG GTTTCAGAGCATGCAAGTTGGTCTGGGTGCTTTTATTTCCGAATCATTCAAGCTGCTCTTGCTGCTGTTGGAGCTCCAGATAATTTGGTTCACATAATAACAGG ATATGCAGAAACTGGACAAGCTCTTGTATCTTCAGTTGACAAAATTATCTTTGTTGGGTCACCTGGTGTGGGCAAGATG ATCATGCAGAAGGCTTCTGAAACCTTAATACCAGTCACACTCGAGCTTGGTGGGAAAGATGCGTTTATAGTGTGCGAAGACGTAGACTTGGCTACT GTTGTGCAAGTTGCCATGAGGGGTGCTCTTCAATCCAGTGGACAAAATTGTGCTGGTGCTGAAAGATTCTATGTCCATAAAGACATCTATACTGCTTTTGTTGCTCAAATAGTCAAACTCGTGAAATCAATTTCTGTT GGCCCTCCGCTAGCTGGAAGATATGATATGGGTGCTATATGTATGCAAGAACACTCTGAGAAGCTTCAAAATCTTGTGAATGATGCACAAGACAAAGGAGCAGAAATTGCAGGTAGAGGAAGCTTTGGCCATTTGGAAGATGCAGTAGATCAATTTTTTCCTCCAACTGTTATAGTGAATGTTGATCATACAATGAAATTGATGCAAGAAGAG GCTTTTGGACCAATCATCCCAATCATGAAATTTAGTTCTGATGAAGAGGTTATTAAACTTGCAAATGACTCAAAGTATGGTCTTGGTTGTGCTGTCTTTTCTGGGAATCAGAAACGTGCAATAGCAATAGCTTCCCAATTGCATTGTGGTGTAGCAGCAATCAATGATTTTGCTTCAACTTACATGTGCCAG TCTTTGCCCTTTGGTGGTGTAAAGCACAGTGGATTTGGAAGATTTGCTGGTGTTGAAGGCTTGCGGGCTTGCTGTCTAGTTAAGTCAGTGGTCGTGGATAGGTGGTGGCCATTTATCAAAACAGTGATCCCAAAACCCATCCAG TATCCGGTTGCGGAGAATGCCTTTGTGTTTCAGGAATCGCTTGTGGAAGCTCTCTATGGCCTCAATGTGTGGGACAGGTTGCGTTCACTGATCAATGTAGTGAAGATCATTTCAGAACAGAATTCGAAGTCCAGCAATGTGAAGAAAAGCCATTAA
- the LOC135652124 gene encoding ubiquitin-conjugating enzyme E2 32-like encodes MAEERYNRRNPAVKRILQEVKEMQSNPSDDFMSLPLEENIFEWQFAIRGPRDTEFEGGIYHGRIQLPAEYPFKPPSFMFLTPNGRFETQTKICLSISNYHPEHWQPSWSVRTALVALIAFMSTNPNGALGSLDYKKDVRRELAIKSREAAPRYGNPERQKLIDEIHQYMLSKAPSVPQLPPTPTTEPTDIIVNEEQVNADSDAIAATEDLPNQEVEQGAMEDGHVDRGNAATGHPSAGVSLSRTPAAEVVEQPQRPTARAPNSLDDRVLTWAAIWLVVAILLLLAKKILKSNAYAGYMSGFK; translated from the exons ATGGCGGAAGAGCGGTACAACCGGAGGAACCCGGCGGTGAAGCGGATCCTCCAGGAGGTGAAGGAGATGCAGTCCAACCCGTCCGACGATTTCATGAGCCTTCCCCTCGAG GAAAACATTTTCGAGTGGCAGTTCGCCATTCGAGGGCCTCGGGATACTGAGTTCGAAGGAGGAATCTATCACGGACGGATCCAATTGCCTGCTGAATACCCGTTTAAGCCACCTTCCTTCATGTTTTTAACC CCGAATGGTCGTTTTGAAACACAGACCAAGATCTGCTtaagcatctcaaattatcatccCGAACATTGGCAACCATCATGGAGCG TGAGAACAGCATTAGTTGCCCTAATTGCATTTATGTCAACCAATCCCAATGGGGCTTTGGGTTCACTGGACTATAAGAAAGATGTGAGGCGTGAACTTGCCATCAAGTCCCGTGAAGCTGCTCCCAGATATGGCAACCCAGAAAGACAAAAATTAATAGATGAG ATTCATCAATATATGCTGAGCAAAGCTCCTTCTGTGCCTCAACTTCCACCAACCCCAACCACCGAGCCTACAGATATCATTGTAAATGAAGAACAAGTCAATGCTGATTCTGATGCTATCGCAGCAACCGAGGATCTTCCAAACCAGGAAGTAGAACAGGGAGCCATGGAAGATGGGCATGTGGATCGTGGCAACGCAGCCACAGGCCACCCAAGTGCTGGAGTGAGTTTGTCAAGGACGCCAGCAGCCGAGGTGGTTGAGCAGCCCCAGAGGCCCACTGCCAGAGCTCCGAACTCCCTGGATGATCGTGTGCTCACTTGGGCCGCCATCTGGTTGGTCGTCGCAATTTTGCTCCTCTTAGCAAAGAAGATTCTGAAATCTAATGCATATGCTGGATATATGAGTGGCTTTAAATAG
- the LOC135652604 gene encoding probable cytochrome c oxidase subunit 5C-1, whose translation MAAHKIAHATLKGPSVIKEICIGLTLGLFAGGLWKMHHWNEQRKTRAFYDMLEKGDISVIAAEE comes from the coding sequence ATGGCTGCTCATAAAATTGCACATGCAACTCTAAAAGGTCCTAGTGTTATCAAGGAGATATGCATTGGCCTTACGCTGGGTCTGTTTGCTGGTGGTCTGTGGAAGATGCACCACTGGAATGAGCAAAGGAAAACCAGAGCTTTTTATGACATGCTGGAGAAGGGTGACATCAGTGTTATTGCTGCTGAAGAATAG
- the LOC135653439 gene encoding homeobox protein knotted-1-like 1, translating to MEDLFSIHPGILGGGETPAVGLASSCQGTSEASEVTGSSGGGGSDLTDLIKAQIANHPRYPSLLSAYIECQKVGAPPEVATLLEEIGRERYSSMGGGEIGADPELDEFMESYCHVLVRYKEELLKPFDEAASFLNDIEMQLTKLCKGSSSAAAAAAAVAAAATGNSPSEEMIGSSEELCCGDLETSEGQECGSRLADQELKEMLLKKYSGYLSNLRKEFLKKRKKGKLPKDARLMLLDWWNTHYRWPYPTEEEKAKLAEKTGLDQKQINNWFINQRKRHWKPSDDMRYALMEGVSGGSSGTMLYFDRGAIGP from the exons ATGGAAGATCTGTTCAGCATACATCCGGGAATACTGGGGGGAGGGGAGACGCCGGCAGTAGGGTTGGCGTCCAGCTGCCAGGGGACAAGCGAGGCGTCGGAGGTGacaggaagcagcggcggcggtgggtcGGATCTGACGGATCTGATCAAAGCTCAGATCGCGAACCACCCTCGCTACCCCTCTCTTCTATCCGCCTACATCGAGTGTCAGAAG GTGGGGGCGCCGCCGGAGGTGGCGACGCTTTTGGAAGAGATCGGGAGGGAGAGGTACTCCAGCATGGGCGGTGGCGAGATCGGAGCTGATCCGGAGCTGGATGAGTTCATG GAATCATACTGTCATGTATTGGTCCGGTACAAGGAGGAGCTCCTGAAGCCCTTCGACGAGGCTGCTTCGTTCCTTAACGATATCGAGATGCAGCTCACCAAACTATGCAAAGGAtcctcttctgctgctgctgccgctgccgctgtcgccgctgcgGCCACCGGCAATTCTCCTTCCG AGGAAATGATTGGATCCTCTGAAGAACTATGTTGTGGAGATCTGGAAACATCCGAAGGCCAGGAATGCGGTTCACGCCTGGCCGACCAAGAATTGAAGGAGATGCTGCTGAAGAAGTATAGTGGCTATCTGAGCAATCTGCGCAAGGAAttcttgaagaagaggaagaagggaaagCTACCGAAGGATGCACGGTTGATGCTATTAGACTGGTGGAACACTCACTACAGATGGCCGTATCCAACT GAAGAGGAGAAGGCAAAGCTAGCAGAGAAGACAGGCCTTGACCAGAAGCAAATCAACAACTGGTTCATCAACCAAAGAAAAAGACACTGGAAGCCGTCCGATGACATGCGATACGCGCTGATGGAGGGGGTGAGTGGTGGATCCAGTGGGACCATGTTGTACTTTGACAGGGGTGCAATTGGTCCTTGA
- the LOC103970444 gene encoding uncharacterized protein LOC103970444 produces the protein MMDFQKRRVQLLLFIAGLITLSMTAEKFREFVGEEASSKSGKFTFLNCFDMGSGSLACVVKEGVKLYVYNIRNAHVERARQLATEIALTEALTEGLSASVAAKQAQKTGAKAAKEASRKAKRILGPILSSGWDFFEALYFGGTMTEGFLRGAGTLFGTYAGGYHGEQRLGRFGYLMGSHLGSWVGGRMGLMVYDIVNGIDYLLHFVQPEEETSSGSEDAYNSRENVDYENPSEQNPEASEDWRLF, from the coding sequence CTGAAAAATTCAGGGAATTTGTTGGAGAGGAAGCTTCATCCAAAAGTGGGAAGTTTACATTTTTAAATTGCTTTGACATGGGATCTGGAAGTCTTGCCTGTGTGGTCAAAGAGGGGGTGAAGCTCTATGTATACAATATCAGAAATGCACATGTGGAAAGAGCAAGGCAACTAGCAACCGAGATTGCTCTAACTGAGGCATTGACAGAAGGTCTCAGCGCCAGTGTGGCCGCAAAGCAGGCCCAGAAAACTGGAGCAAAAGCTGCAAAGGAGGCTTCTAGGAAGGCCAAGCGCATTTTAGGTCCAATCTTATCGTCGGGGTGGGATTTTTTTGAAGCCTTGTACTTTGGGGGAACCATGACAGAGGGCTTCCTCAGAGGGGCTGGCACCTTATTTGGGACCTATGCAGGAGGCTACCATGGAGAGCAGAGACTGGGAAGATTTGGTTATCTTATGGGCAGCCATCTTGGTAGCTGGGTGGGAGGAAGGATGGGCCTGATGGTGTATGATATTGTAAATGGAATTGACTACTTGCTCCATTTTGTTCAACCAGAAGAAGAAACTAGCTCTGGTTCCGAAGATGCATATAACTCAAGAGAAAATGTCGACTATGAAAACCCTAGTGAGCAAAACCCTGAAGCTTCTGAGGACTGGCGACTCTTCTGA